One part of the Alistipes onderdonkii genome encodes these proteins:
- a CDS encoding helicase-related protein, producing the protein MAFNKKTHLRQNIDALKTAFTLDRERRAPTPEEERTLGAYSGFGAIKEVLENPTGKPDKDGMATLVAELQEVIRANTPDEREYKRYMDGIKNSVLTAFYTPPKVADAIVEAIWDTRIAPQRILDPSAGTGVFVNAVDFHDPYAEITCFEKDPATGLILKHLHPEKRVRVQGFERIEPKYAGYYDVAVSNIPFGDVALFDPFFSTHTDPVRRQGTRALHNYFFMKSVDMVREGGLVAFITSQGVLNAEQGRPVREWLMNRCEPVSAIRLPNNLFTEHAGTEVGSDLVILQKKAATGELSERQRDFIESRKLSNGIRINNLFQSFDRVIHTEAKVGKDPYGKPAMEFTHAEGVDGIDREMRRMLSEDFNRHFNESYCLEHAPEQTPGTPERELSRPRQAERQRAERHEPRLAGEIVKEIIADARNLQQQREEEEKRRVVAEMAAQGYHVDTETGEITRIENKPGQALPDSAATPAGEPTGEDLADFGAWSKERENRLWEQHPPKPEDFGMADTPVQHVGGTTEPKPREGFAGSLFDMVETAAPVPATQAAEPVNVQQEPLLTLYDLFGFSAEERRQAELGISKKRNSRRGAKRKTPRQPSLFAPASSPEEQKSEMPKTTPPERDPEDLYASLNWEDNPPINGFYEMMMSLTPERRAELRRQNARQQETPEQRERQAVRPPTEAPKDRRKQAAGTPRTGSLFDTPDNPEEEEPGKEMPQIREADMKPRPFEGEVAPYFREGTLVTDGQNRVGYLRGIESLQPMFHPLELTPAQRTKASMYIEIRDAYYHLYNNEAETLTANPALREMLNRLYDNFTERFGRLNDKRNLDLIKMDARGTEILSLERYIDGKARKADIFERPVAFNPDEITHADDASEALVASLNKYGRVEPHYMASLTGTTVEGILGELKGRIYYNPETDGYEVADKFIAGNVIGKAERIEAFLRENPDHAPARESLEALREATPKPIAFDDLDFNLGERWIPKGVYERFASSLFDTEVKITFASNLDEYGVKAEATNVKITEQYAVSAQTRKYNGLHLLKHALQNTSPDITKTVLKWVDGERREVKVRDGEAIQLANSKIDEIRGAFPEWLREQSSDFKDRLTDLYNRTFNCYVRPKYDGTHQEFPDLDLKGLGIDNLYDSQKDAIWMDKLLGGGIIDHEVGGGKTLIMCCGAYEKKRLGLANKPMIIGLKANIHEIARTFCTAYPMAKVLYPGKEDFTPRKRERIFREIRNNDWDAVILSHEQFGMIPQSPEIQQEILQAELDCVEENLEVLKAQGRDVSRAMMKGCQKRKANLEAKLQKVAHALETRKDDAVDFRLMGIDHLYVDESHKFKNLTFTTRHDRVAGLGNPEGSQRALNMLFALRTIQQRTGRDLGATFLSGTTISNSLTELYLLFKYLRPKELERQNIRTFDAWAAIFAKKTIDYEFSVTNEVVQKERFRYFIKVPELAMFYSEITDYRSAEDIGIDRPQKNEILHNIPPTPQQTEFIERLVQFAKSGDATLLGRLPLSEREEKAKMLIATDYARKMSLDMRMIDPELYSDHVDNKASHCARMIAGYYRRFEAYKGTQFVFSDLGTYKPGAGWNVYSEIRRKLAEDYGIPQSEVRFIQEATSEKARKEMIAGMNTGKIRVLFGSTEMLGTGVNAQKRCVAIHHLDCPWRPSDLEQRDGRGIRTGNEIAKLHADNKVDVILYAVEKSLDAYKFGLLHNKQLFIRQLKTNNMGSRTIDEGAIDEKSGMNFSEYVAVLSGNTDLLDKARLEKKIATLESERQAFVRGKSSSRYKLEQITEKIEKNNDLIRRIGKDLEHFKARVEFNEDGSYRNPVKLNGLETSDPKLIGKQLNHIAETARTLDRLEPIGSLYGFELLVQSETTGKDGLDLVQNRFYVRGEGDYLYQYNYGNIASDPRLAAMNFIHALATIEPTLEKFRKKNEELEKDIPVLREVVESSWRKEPELTALKADLTEIDRRIQQSLKPIEESEGKEAEEDNDVCRERHDTAEELPKEDNTAARIPSRLRQIADASGGRIVIAGVGSPPENGPAKKGIKM; encoded by the coding sequence ATGGCATTCAATAAGAAAACCCACCTCCGCCAGAATATCGACGCGCTGAAGACGGCCTTCACGCTCGACAGGGAACGGCGGGCGCCGACTCCCGAAGAAGAAAGGACACTCGGCGCATACAGCGGCTTCGGCGCCATCAAGGAAGTGCTGGAAAACCCCACCGGGAAACCGGACAAGGACGGCATGGCAACGCTCGTGGCCGAGTTGCAAGAGGTCATCAGGGCGAACACCCCCGACGAACGGGAATACAAGCGCTACATGGACGGGATCAAGAACTCCGTCCTGACGGCTTTTTACACGCCCCCGAAAGTGGCAGACGCCATCGTGGAGGCGATATGGGATACGCGGATCGCCCCCCAACGTATTCTTGACCCCAGCGCGGGAACGGGGGTTTTCGTCAATGCCGTGGATTTCCACGACCCCTACGCGGAGATCACCTGCTTCGAGAAAGACCCCGCCACGGGGTTGATCCTGAAGCACCTGCACCCCGAAAAACGGGTGCGGGTACAGGGATTCGAACGTATCGAACCCAAATACGCCGGTTACTACGACGTGGCCGTGAGCAACATCCCTTTCGGGGACGTGGCGCTCTTCGACCCGTTCTTCTCCACCCATACCGACCCCGTGCGGCGGCAAGGCACACGGGCGCTGCACAACTATTTTTTCATGAAGTCCGTCGATATGGTACGCGAGGGCGGCCTGGTGGCATTCATCACCTCGCAGGGAGTATTGAACGCCGAGCAGGGACGCCCCGTGCGCGAGTGGCTGATGAACCGCTGCGAGCCCGTATCGGCCATCCGGCTGCCGAACAACCTCTTTACAGAACACGCGGGGACGGAGGTCGGCAGCGACCTGGTTATCCTGCAAAAGAAAGCCGCCACGGGGGAACTGTCCGAACGGCAGCGGGATTTCATCGAATCCCGCAAGCTGTCGAACGGCATCCGGATAAACAACCTTTTCCAGTCGTTCGACAGGGTGATCCATACCGAGGCCAAAGTAGGCAAAGACCCCTACGGCAAACCGGCGATGGAGTTCACCCACGCGGAGGGCGTGGACGGCATCGACCGGGAGATGCGGCGTATGCTCTCAGAGGATTTCAACCGGCATTTCAACGAGAGTTATTGCCTGGAACATGCTCCGGAACAGACACCCGGTACACCGGAGCGGGAATTGTCCCGTCCCCGTCAGGCGGAACGCCAGCGTGCCGAAAGACACGAGCCCCGCCTTGCCGGAGAAATCGTCAAGGAGATTATAGCCGACGCCCGTAACCTTCAGCAGCAGCGGGAAGAGGAGGAAAAACGCCGCGTCGTCGCCGAAATGGCGGCGCAGGGCTACCATGTCGATACCGAAACCGGGGAGATTACCCGAATCGAAAACAAACCCGGACAAGCGTTACCGGATTCTGCCGCCACTCCCGCCGGAGAACCGACCGGAGAGGATCTGGCCGACTTCGGGGCCTGGTCGAAAGAGCGGGAGAATCGCTTGTGGGAGCAGCACCCGCCGAAACCCGAAGATTTCGGCATGGCGGATACTCCCGTGCAGCACGTGGGCGGAACAACGGAACCGAAACCGCGGGAGGGCTTCGCCGGGTCGCTTTTCGACATGGTGGAAACGGCGGCTCCCGTACCTGCCACCCAAGCTGCCGAACCGGTAAACGTGCAGCAGGAACCGTTGCTGACGCTCTACGATCTGTTCGGCTTCAGCGCCGAGGAGCGGCGGCAGGCAGAACTCGGTATATCCAAGAAAAGGAACAGCCGCCGGGGAGCAAAGCGGAAGACGCCCCGGCAACCCTCGTTATTCGCCCCGGCCTCCTCTCCGGAGGAACAGAAGAGCGAAATGCCGAAAACGACGCCACCGGAGCGTGATCCCGAAGACTTGTATGCCTCCCTGAACTGGGAGGACAACCCGCCGATCAACGGCTTTTACGAGATGATGATGTCGCTTACCCCGGAACGGAGGGCGGAATTGCGCCGGCAAAACGCCCGGCAGCAGGAAACCCCGGAACAGCGGGAACGGCAGGCGGTACGCCCCCCGACGGAAGCCCCGAAAGACAGACGGAAACAAGCCGCCGGTACGCCGAGAACGGGCAGCCTGTTCGACACGCCGGACAATCCGGAGGAGGAAGAACCCGGTAAAGAAATGCCGCAGATACGGGAGGCGGATATGAAACCCCGCCCGTTCGAGGGTGAGGTCGCCCCCTATTTCCGCGAAGGGACACTCGTCACGGACGGACAAAACCGGGTCGGCTACCTGCGGGGGATTGAATCCCTGCAACCCATGTTCCACCCGCTGGAACTCACGCCTGCACAACGGACGAAAGCCTCCATGTATATCGAGATACGCGATGCCTATTACCACCTTTATAACAACGAGGCGGAAACGCTGACGGCGAACCCCGCCCTGCGGGAGATGCTCAACCGGCTTTACGACAATTTCACCGAACGCTTCGGACGGCTCAATGACAAACGCAACCTCGACCTGATCAAGATGGACGCGCGGGGGACGGAGATTCTATCGCTGGAGCGTTACATCGACGGCAAGGCACGCAAAGCCGACATCTTCGAGCGTCCCGTGGCCTTCAATCCCGATGAGATCACGCACGCCGACGACGCTTCGGAGGCCCTTGTGGCCAGCCTGAACAAGTACGGCCGGGTGGAACCGCACTACATGGCCTCGCTCACGGGAACTACCGTGGAGGGAATACTCGGGGAACTGAAAGGACGTATCTATTACAACCCGGAAACGGACGGCTACGAGGTTGCCGACAAGTTCATCGCCGGCAATGTCATCGGGAAAGCCGAACGGATCGAGGCGTTCCTGCGGGAGAATCCCGACCACGCCCCGGCCCGGGAATCGCTGGAGGCTCTGCGCGAGGCGACGCCCAAACCCATCGCTTTCGACGACCTGGACTTCAACCTGGGCGAACGGTGGATTCCAAAAGGTGTTTACGAGCGTTTCGCCTCCTCGCTCTTCGATACGGAGGTGAAGATCACCTTCGCCTCCAACCTGGACGAGTACGGCGTGAAGGCGGAAGCGACGAACGTGAAGATCACGGAGCAGTATGCCGTCAGCGCGCAGACCCGTAAGTACAACGGCCTGCACCTTTTGAAACACGCCCTGCAAAACACTTCGCCCGACATCACCAAGACCGTCCTCAAATGGGTGGACGGCGAACGGCGGGAGGTCAAAGTGCGTGACGGGGAGGCCATACAGCTCGCCAACAGCAAGATAGACGAGATCCGGGGTGCTTTCCCCGAATGGCTGCGCGAGCAGTCGTCCGACTTCAAAGACCGCCTGACAGACCTCTATAACCGTACTTTCAACTGTTACGTGCGCCCGAAGTACGACGGGACGCACCAGGAATTCCCCGACCTCGACCTCAAGGGGCTGGGAATAGACAATCTGTATGACAGCCAGAAGGACGCGATATGGATGGACAAACTGCTCGGCGGCGGGATAATCGACCACGAGGTGGGCGGCGGAAAGACCCTCATCATGTGCTGCGGGGCCTACGAGAAGAAACGCCTCGGGCTGGCCAATAAACCCATGATTATCGGGCTGAAAGCCAACATCCATGAAATAGCCCGGACGTTCTGTACCGCTTACCCGATGGCCAAAGTCCTCTACCCGGGCAAGGAGGATTTCACGCCCCGGAAGCGTGAGCGCATCTTCCGGGAGATACGCAACAACGACTGGGACGCCGTGATCCTCTCGCACGAACAGTTCGGCATGATACCCCAGTCTCCGGAGATACAGCAGGAGATATTGCAGGCCGAGCTGGACTGTGTGGAGGAGAACCTCGAAGTGCTCAAAGCACAAGGCAGGGACGTTTCCCGCGCCATGATGAAAGGGTGTCAGAAACGCAAGGCCAACCTGGAAGCCAAGTTGCAGAAGGTGGCGCACGCGCTGGAAACACGCAAGGACGACGCCGTGGACTTCCGCCTCATGGGTATCGACCACCTCTACGTGGACGAGAGCCATAAATTCAAGAACCTGACTTTCACGACCCGGCATGACCGGGTGGCGGGCCTCGGAAATCCCGAGGGGTCGCAGCGGGCGCTCAACATGCTTTTCGCGCTGCGTACCATACAGCAGCGCACGGGCCGCGACCTGGGGGCGACGTTCCTCTCGGGAACGACCATCTCCAACTCGCTCACGGAACTGTACCTGCTTTTCAAGTACCTGCGCCCGAAGGAGCTGGAGCGTCAGAATATCCGCACCTTCGATGCCTGGGCGGCCATATTTGCCAAGAAAACCATCGACTACGAGTTTTCCGTGACCAACGAGGTCGTGCAGAAAGAACGGTTCCGATATTTCATCAAGGTTCCCGAACTGGCCATGTTCTACTCCGAGATTACAGATTACCGCTCGGCGGAGGATATAGGGATCGACCGACCGCAAAAGAACGAGATATTGCACAATATCCCGCCGACACCCCAGCAGACGGAGTTCATAGAACGACTGGTGCAGTTCGCCAAATCGGGCGATGCCACGCTCCTGGGCCGCCTGCCGCTCTCGGAGCGGGAGGAAAAGGCGAAAATGCTCATTGCCACAGACTACGCCCGCAAGATGTCGCTCGATATGCGTATGATAGACCCCGAACTATACAGCGACCACGTGGACAACAAGGCGAGCCACTGCGCCCGTATGATTGCCGGTTACTACCGCCGTTTCGAGGCGTACAAAGGTACGCAGTTCGTATTCTCCGACCTGGGAACCTACAAACCCGGAGCGGGGTGGAACGTCTATTCCGAGATACGGCGTAAACTCGCGGAGGATTACGGCATACCCCAAAGCGAGGTGCGGTTCATCCAGGAGGCGACCTCGGAAAAAGCGCGCAAGGAGATGATCGCCGGTATGAACACCGGAAAAATCCGCGTACTCTTCGGATCGACCGAGATGCTCGGGACGGGAGTGAACGCGCAGAAACGCTGCGTGGCGATACACCACCTGGACTGCCCCTGGCGTCCCAGCGACCTGGAGCAGCGCGACGGGCGGGGAATACGCACCGGGAACGAGATCGCCAAACTCCATGCCGACAACAAGGTGGACGTGATATTATACGCCGTCGAGAAGTCGCTCGACGCCTACAAGTTCGGGCTGTTGCACAACAAGCAACTGTTCATCCGCCAGCTCAAGACCAACAACATGGGAAGCCGTACCATCGACGAGGGGGCCATCGACGAAAAGAGCGGCATGAATTTTTCCGAGTATGTCGCCGTCCTCTCGGGAAATACAGACCTGCTGGACAAAGCCCGCCTGGAGAAGAAGATTGCCACGCTCGAAAGCGAACGCCAGGCATTCGTGCGCGGCAAATCATCGAGCCGCTACAAGCTGGAGCAGATCACGGAGAAGATAGAGAAGAACAACGACCTGATACGGCGTATCGGCAAGGATCTGGAACACTTCAAGGCCCGCGTCGAGTTCAACGAGGACGGCTCGTACCGCAATCCCGTGAAACTGAACGGGCTGGAAACCTCCGACCCCAAGCTCATCGGGAAACAGCTCAACCATATCGCCGAAACGGCACGCACGCTCGACAGGCTCGAACCCATCGGGAGCCTCTACGGGTTCGAGCTGCTCGTCCAGAGCGAAACGACCGGGAAAGACGGGCTCGACCTGGTGCAGAACCGTTTTTATGTCCGGGGTGAAGGGGATTATCTATACCAGTATAACTACGGGAATATCGCCTCCGACCCGCGACTGGCGGCGATGAACTTCATCCACGCGCTCGCGACCATCGAGCCGACACTGGAGAAATTCCGGAAAAAGAATGAGGAACTGGAGAAAGATATTCCCGTCCTGCGGGAAGTGGTGGAAAGTTCCTGGCGCAAGGAGCCCGAACTGACGGCCCTGAAAGCTGACCTGACGGAAATAGACCGCAGGATACAGCAAAGCCTCAAACCGATAGAAGAGAGCGAGGGAAAGGAGGCGGAGGAGGATAACGACGTGTGCCGGGAACGGCATGACACGGCGGAAGAGCTCCCGAAGGAAGACAACACGGCGGCCCGTATTCCTTCCCGGCTGCGGCAGATTGCCGACGCCTCCGGGGGGCGCATCGTGATCGCGGGCGTGGGCAGCCCGCCGGAGAACGGCCCTGCGAAGAAAGGGATCAAGATGTAA
- a CDS encoding RteC domain-containing protein: MIAFIEKLNSEVLRSIERIESRDTDVLKKSLEASRVLGEAFDRLKQYIIGYRFQNDDEEIKFFKEIKPRLFCRLIYYRKLYNIEMNRPVGSIEAQREYLDAHVRAINAYTQKRLDFIRYFRSGATHLDSLYFLRGQTDTEQYLETFYYELDPQFSTNADFKVAKILANDMLSVYLMGELESLESTNLRNMVLPLSDVRPTWQDSKTDLTELIYLLDSKGCFGNVPLTQLASYISNAFNVHLDMNLSRTFCDMKIRNNPTPWLDKAKEALLKRMQTWKRNKKNGNSE, translated from the coding sequence ATGATTGCATTTATAGAAAAATTAAACAGCGAAGTCCTGCGGAGTATCGAACGTATCGAATCGCGGGATACCGACGTGTTGAAAAAGTCGCTTGAAGCGTCACGTGTCCTGGGAGAAGCGTTCGACCGTTTGAAACAATATATCATCGGCTACCGTTTTCAAAACGATGACGAGGAAATAAAGTTCTTCAAAGAAATCAAACCCCGTCTTTTTTGCCGTCTGATCTATTACCGCAAGCTCTACAATATCGAGATGAACCGTCCGGTAGGAAGTATCGAGGCACAACGGGAGTACCTGGACGCCCATGTTCGGGCCATCAACGCGTACACGCAGAAACGCCTTGACTTTATCCGCTATTTCCGCAGCGGCGCTACACACCTGGACAGCCTCTATTTCCTGCGCGGGCAGACCGACACGGAGCAATACCTGGAAACCTTCTACTATGAACTCGACCCGCAGTTTTCGACAAACGCGGATTTCAAGGTGGCGAAAATCCTGGCCAACGATATGTTGTCGGTTTATCTTATGGGCGAATTGGAATCACTGGAGAGCACGAACCTCCGGAACATGGTTCTGCCATTGTCTGACGTGCGTCCGACATGGCAGGACTCGAAGACGGATCTGACGGAACTTATTTACCTGCTCGACAGTAAAGGCTGTTTCGGCAATGTGCCACTCACGCAACTTGCCAGCTACATTTCCAACGCTTTCAACGTACACCTCGACATGAACCTTTCGAGGACATTCTGCGATATGAAAATCCGAAACAACCCGACACCGTGGCTTGACAAGGCGAAAGAGGCCCTGCTTAAACGTATGCAGACGTGGAAGCGAAACAAGAAAAACGGCAATTCCGAGTAG
- a CDS encoding helix-turn-helix domain-containing protein, giving the protein MKIIVIGSRAYNELVGRIEKIEAAIASLPEKGRAWNKEYINDEWMDGEQVCRYLGISGRTLQRLRSDHVITYSAINRKLYYSLTEIRRVLKERSVRRKNQPKE; this is encoded by the coding sequence ATGAAAATCATAGTGATCGGTTCGCGAGCCTATAACGAGCTTGTCGGGCGTATAGAGAAAATAGAGGCTGCAATCGCCTCTCTCCCTGAAAAGGGGCGTGCATGGAATAAGGAGTATATAAACGACGAATGGATGGACGGCGAGCAGGTCTGCCGTTACCTGGGTATCAGCGGGCGTACCCTTCAACGCCTCCGCTCGGATCACGTGATCACCTATTCGGCCATCAACCGGAAGCTGTATTATTCCCTCACGGAAATCCGCCGTGTGCTGAAGGAGCGTTCCGTGCGGCGCAAGAACCAACCAAAGGAGTAG
- a CDS encoding helix-turn-helix domain-containing protein, translated as MFLDKEYFDGWMQRLSERLERIEKLCAGDVEQPLSILPDGERLLDNYDLCRMLNISKRTLQRYRTSGELPYEMIYHKTFYRESDVLRFIERNFSNFRKLKKDRPAGSG; from the coding sequence ATGTTTCTGGACAAGGAATATTTCGACGGATGGATGCAGCGGCTCTCGGAACGGCTGGAACGTATCGAGAAGCTGTGCGCGGGGGACGTGGAGCAACCGCTTTCCATCCTGCCTGACGGGGAGCGTCTTCTGGACAATTACGACCTGTGCCGTATGCTCAATATCAGCAAGCGCACACTCCAGCGTTACCGCACCTCGGGAGAGCTGCCTTACGAGATGATCTATCACAAGACCTTCTACCGGGAATCGGACGTCCTGCGGTTCATCGAGCGTAACTTCAGTAATTTCCGCAAGCTGAAAAAGGATCGTCCTGCCGGTTCCGGTTAG
- a CDS encoding PDDEXK nuclease domain-containing protein, whose amino-acid sequence MKETDKIYPADKGEEELLHNVRHILQEARAKVIHHVNSTLVRAYWQVGKYIVEYEQQGTDRAGYGKAVINTLSRRLVAEFGNGFTATNLRYMRQFYQCYPKYHTLCDKLSWSHCRTLLKVSGDAARDFYLHECVKENWSVRQLDRQINTLFYDRLLASRDKKAVKEEISRTEPGRVEPKEIIRDPYILEFLGIPQGEHFLETDLEQLLISRLQRLMLELGKGFAFVARQKRISFDDKHFYIDLVFYNYLARCFVLIDLKSGELTHQDLGQMQMYVNYYTRELMNPGDNPPVGIVLCAEKNDAVVRYTLPEDEKQVFAAQYMTYLPTQEELQTLLQEV is encoded by the coding sequence ATGAAAGAAACTGATAAAATATATCCTGCCGACAAAGGGGAGGAAGAGCTGCTGCATAATGTGCGCCATATCTTGCAGGAAGCGCGCGCGAAGGTGATACATCATGTCAATTCGACCCTCGTGAGGGCTTACTGGCAGGTAGGGAAATACATAGTGGAGTACGAGCAGCAGGGAACCGACCGTGCCGGATATGGCAAGGCTGTCATCAACACCCTTTCCAGGCGGCTCGTGGCGGAGTTCGGAAACGGGTTCACGGCCACCAACCTGCGGTACATGAGGCAGTTTTACCAGTGCTACCCGAAATATCACACGCTGTGTGATAAATTGAGCTGGTCGCATTGCCGCACGCTTCTCAAGGTGTCGGGCGATGCCGCCCGTGATTTTTACCTGCACGAGTGCGTCAAGGAAAACTGGAGTGTCCGGCAGCTCGACCGCCAAATCAACACGCTTTTCTATGACCGCCTGCTGGCCAGCCGAGACAAGAAAGCTGTGAAAGAGGAGATTTCCCGTACCGAACCCGGACGTGTCGAACCCAAAGAGATCATCCGCGACCCGTATATCCTGGAGTTTCTCGGTATCCCGCAGGGAGAGCATTTTCTGGAAACCGATCTGGAGCAACTGCTCATCAGCCGCTTGCAGCGCTTGATGCTCGAACTCGGGAAAGGCTTCGCCTTCGTCGCGCGACAGAAGCGTATCTCCTTCGATGACAAGCATTTCTACATCGACCTGGTCTTTTACAATTACCTGGCCCGTTGTTTCGTTTTAATAGACCTTAAATCCGGGGAGCTGACCCATCAGGATTTGGGGCAGATGCAGATGTATGTCAATTACTACACCCGTGAGTTGATGAATCCCGGGGATAACCCTCCGGTGGGTATCGTCCTCTGCGCGGAGAAAAACGACGCGGTCGTCCGTTATACGCTGCCCGAAGATGAAAAGCAGGTCTTCGCCGCCCAGTACATGACCTATCTTCCCACGCAGGAGGAGCTGCAAACACTCTTGCAGGAAGTGTGA
- a CDS encoding DUF1896 family protein has protein sequence MPDKQHHTPTGELSYYGLSLLSYLKDSHPELIAESEFIAERADSAAQAYSEAIRSGCNHIEAEEIAREELCRGLHFSPYNTLVNILWREFEAEIPEDTARQAALRLLPLCRGVLEKYDLTDDFADTPDYELFYTELTGTVQILLEDGIQ, from the coding sequence ATGCCAGACAAGCAACACCATACCCCCACGGGGGAATTGTCCTATTACGGACTTTCGTTACTATCCTACCTCAAGGACAGCCACCCGGAACTCATCGCCGAAAGTGAGTTCATCGCCGAGCGGGCCGACAGCGCCGCCCAAGCGTACAGCGAGGCGATCCGTTCGGGCTGCAACCACATCGAGGCCGAAGAAATTGCCCGCGAGGAACTCTGCCGCGGACTGCACTTTTCACCCTACAACACGCTGGTAAACATCCTCTGGAGGGAATTCGAGGCGGAGATTCCCGAGGATACCGCCCGGCAGGCGGCTCTACGCCTGCTGCCCCTCTGCCGCGGGGTGCTGGAGAAGTACGACCTCACGGACGACTTCGCCGACACGCCCGACTATGAACTGTTCTATACCGAACTGACGGGAACCGTCCAAATACTTCTCGAAGATGGCATTCAATAA